A portion of the Scylla paramamosain isolate STU-SP2022 chromosome 2, ASM3559412v1, whole genome shotgun sequence genome contains these proteins:
- the LOC135109056 gene encoding axin-1-like isoform X1 — translation MSSSTAEPPPGTHPGGQAGDSSAGLQSPVPPLNPTNASREDEGGAGGVERSWPADPRPPVPGGEDVPGPDPQPPYGDWGKESPLAILPYPSHHLYAHFQGEGGGDGPAAGPGSAEAGSPVCGGGEGSSTPPVVRWSQSLQHLLEDPQGVQLFQDYLREECGTCEAVLFWFACNGLRRTDHQDPWQLVPIIWKKFIRNYAVRVTEKTYKTINDRINARSIDRNIFDDAQREVEEEIERSTYPSFLKSETYLTYLGMVTQQGGGPGAESPHSPSPSSPGGVSTGVMLPTLHEDYEYEGGAGATQLRLTQEALAATVKRRAAPERRKPEAYAGQYLHGRSIYGGGGVNPYHAVYGTVHLSSRQDSELQSLSSDALTDDTLSCTDSSVDGMSIGHPVNPKYLKKQYRIMRDNARQNLERCLSGGNGHGGVGSSGIMHGGFLPRTHRICHESIPNLKPQEFAALLIEKLEKVQRERESQEKVQQSFKKIQEGDNVSDECRREHAFNSLPPSLLLDKLAQKIPIDDVDPCQSILDEHVSRVWQDSNNDTPARSPGSPRPRSPNTGRRGCPAQPVRPTPPSQHIPKGHSIHPHGHLAHQQQGHLPHLPMGHQVHLPPGHMLHAYQATKNWSHARRRDRDLYSTFSSDSGNVADYYEGSERPGPSHLIPKSRSMPDYMENYAGTSSDGGSSGGRRVVGGRRSSSRRPPADLTDSGVSVVSDSGPSLTPSASSTERRSSSSGGRRSGSGMSVGGTATSGSNTSVSGSVVGGGRTGSQERGAWAGVDSGLHLTHGHGLHLPQGPLQPHLPHQDDSKRRSRGGGSHGSGRSGGHSSSHSSGHSRGHSEAGSGRTVGHGDAVSATATAANSGSNGSTLRRARPRHTQPTSSGGMCESGGGSGVGGGNSQLGTGTGVSSAGSSTTTSVPEVTTIVYNFHDDAVPFVTRVPTFPVTLKRFKQHLPKKGNYRFFFKKHCEEFGLINEEITEDSVNLPLFEGKIFAQIRKAD, via the exons ATGAGCAGCAGCACGGCCGAGCCTCCCCCAGGTACTCACCCTGGGGGGCAGGCCGGGGACTCCAGTGCCGGCCTCCAGTCCCCGGTTCCGCCCCTGAACCCCACTAATGCCAG cagagaggatgaaggaggtgCTGGAGGGGTTGAGAGGAGCTGGCCGGCTGATCCTCGGCCACCTGTGCCAGGTGGGGAGGATGTCCCTGGCCCAGATCCTCAGCCTCCTTATGGAGACTGGGGTAAGGAGTCCCCCCTTGCCATCCTGCCATATCCCTCCCATCATCTCTATGCTCATTTTCAAG GTGAAGGGGGTGGGGATGGCCCTGCAGCTGGCCCAGGCTCTGCTGAGGCTGGGTCACCTGTCtgtggagggggtgagggcagCTCCACACCTCCAGTGGTGCGGTGGTCCCAGTCGTTGCAGCACCTACTTGAAGACCCTCAGGGTGTCCAGCTCTTCCAGGACTATCTCAGGGAAGAGTGTGGTACCTGTGAGGCAGTCCTCTTCTGGTTTGCCTGCAATGGTTTGCGCCGCACTGACCACCAGGATCCTTGGCAGCTAGTGCCCATAATATGGAAAAAGTTCATCCGAAACTATGCTGTGAGGGTTACTGAGAAGACGTACAAGACCATCAACGACCGCATCAATGCTCGCAGCATTGACCGCAATATCTTTGATGATGCTCAAAGGGAG gtggaagaggagatagaacgAAGTACCTATCCCAGCTTCCTGAAGAGCGAGACCTACCTCACCTACCTCGGGATGGTGACCCAGCAGGGTGGGGGACCAGGGGCCGAATCCCCTCATAGTCCCTCCCCCAGTAGCCCTGGTGGAGTCAGCACAGGAGTAATGCTACCCACTCTGCATGAAGACTATGAGTATGAGGGTGGGGCAGGAGCCACCCAACTACGACTCACCCAGGAGGCCCTTGCTGCCACTGTCAAGCGTCGGGCTGCACCAGAGAGAAGAAAACCTGAGGCTTATGCTGG GCAATATTTGCATGGAAGAAGCATTTATGGTGGTGGGGGCGTGAACCCCTACCATGCAGTGTACGGCACGGTGCACCTCTCCAGCAGGCAGGACTCTGAGCTCCAGAGTCTTAGCTCTGATGCCCTCACCGATGACACCCTCTCCTGCACTGACTCTTCGGT GGATGGCATGTCCATAGGCCACCCTGTCAATCCCAAGTATCTCAAGAAACAGTATCGTATCATGCGGGATAATGCCCGCCAGAATCTGGAGCGTTGCCTCAGTGGTGGGAATGGGCATGGTGGTGTAGGTAGCAGTGGAATAATGCATGGGGGCTTTCTCCCTCGCACCCATCGCATCTGTCATGAATCCATTCCTAACCTGAAACCTCAAGAGTTTGCTGCTCTTCTCATAGAAAAGCTAGAGAAGGTGCAGAGGGAACGGGAATCACAGGAGAAAGTGCAGCAGTCCTTCAAGAAGATACAAGAG GGTGACAATGTTTCGGATGAGTGTCGGAGGGAACATGCCTTTAACAGTCTCCCTCCATCACTGCTGTTAGACAAATTAGCCCAGAAGATCCCCATAGATGATGTTGATCCATGCCAGTCTATCTTGG ATGAACATGTGTCCCGTGTGTGGCAAGACAGCAATAATGACACCCCAGCACGGTCCCCTGGCTCACCACGCCCTCGCTCACCCAACACTGGGAGGAGAGGATGTCCAGCTCAACCTGTACGGCCCACACCTCCTTCACAGCATATTCCTAAG GGCCATTCAATACACCCCCATGGTCACCTGGCACATCAGCAGCAGGGCCACTTGCCACACCTCCCAATGGGACATCAGGTTCATCTACCCCCAGGTCACATGCTTCATGCGTATCAGGCCACCAAGAATTGGAGCCACGCACGACGCAGAGATCGT GACCTGTATTCCACATTTTCCTCTGACTCTGGCAATGTTGCTGACTATTATGAAGGAAGTGAGCGGCCTGGGCCTTCCCACCTCATTCCCAAGTCCCGCTCCATGCCAGACTACATGGAAAACTATGCGG ggactagtagtgatggtggcagcTCAGGTGGCAGGAGAGTGGTAGGGGGTCGGCGCAGCAGTTCCCGGCGGCCCCCTGCTGATCTCACTGATTCTGGAGTCTCTGTGGTGTCTGACTCTGGCCCTTCCCTTACACCCTCTGCTTCATCCACAGAAAG gcggagcagcagcagtggtggtcgGCGAAGTGGGAGTGGGATGAGTGTGGGTGGGACAGCAACCAGTGGTAGCAACACAAGtgtgagtggcagtgtggtgggtggtggacGCACAGGGTCCCAAGAGAGAGGAGCATGGGCAGGAGTGGACTCAGGGTTGCACCTGACACATGGTCATGGTCTTCATCTGCCTCAGGGTCCTCTCCAACCTCACTTGCCACATCAGGACGACTCTAAGAGACGGAGCAG GGGTGGAGGTAGTCATGGGTCAGGCAGATCAGGAGGTCACAGTTCGAGTCACAGTTCAGGTCATAGTCGAGGTCACTCTGAAGCCGGGAGTGGACGGACTGTGGGCCATGGAGATGCAGTTTCTGCAACAGCAACTGCTGCCAACTCTGGCTCAAATGGGTCCACCTTGAGACGGGCCAGACCTCGGCACACTCAGCCCACATCTTCAG GTGGAATgtgtgagagtggtggtggcagtggagtaGGGGGTGGCAACAGCCAGCTGGGTACTGGAACTGGTGTCAGCAGTGCTGgcagctccaccaccacaagtGTTCCTGAAGTCACCACTATTGTTTATAATTTTCATGATGATGCCGTGCCATTTGTCACGCGGGTCCCTACCTTCCCAGTCACCTTGAAACGCTTCAAGCAACACTTACCTAAAAAAGGCAATTACAG ATTCTTTTTCAAGAAGCATTGTGAGGAGTTTGGGCTGATCAATGAAGAGATCACAGAGGATTCTGTCAACCTTCCTCTCTTTGAGGGCAAAATATTTGCACAAATTAGGAAGGCAGATTGA
- the LOC135109056 gene encoding axin-1-like isoform X3, with protein sequence MSSSTAEPPPGTHPGGQAGDSSAGLQSPVPPLNPTNASREDEGGAGGVERSWPADPRPPVPGGEDVPGPDPQPPYGDWGKESPLAILPYPSHHLYAHFQGEGGGDGPAAGPGSAEAGSPVCGGGEGSSTPPVVRWSQSLQHLLEDPQGVQLFQDYLREECGTCEAVLFWFACNGLRRTDHQDPWQLVPIIWKKFIRNYAVRVTEKTYKTINDRINARSIDRNIFDDAQREVEEEIERSTYPSFLKSETYLTYLGMVTQQGGGPGAESPHSPSPSSPGGVSTGVMLPTLHEDYEYEGGAGATQLRLTQEALAATVKRRAAPERRKPEAYAGDGMSIGHPVNPKYLKKQYRIMRDNARQNLERCLSGGNGHGGVGSSGIMHGGFLPRTHRICHESIPNLKPQEFAALLIEKLEKVQRERESQEKVQQSFKKIQEGDNVSDECRREHAFNSLPPSLLLDKLAQKIPIDDVDPCQSILDEHVSRVWQDSNNDTPARSPGSPRPRSPNTGRRGCPAQPVRPTPPSQHIPKGHSIHPHGHLAHQQQGHLPHLPMGHQVHLPPGHMLHAYQATKNWSHARRRDRDLYSTFSSDSGNVADYYEGSERPGPSHLIPKSRSMPDYMENYAGTSSDGGSSGGRRVVGGRRSSSRRPPADLTDSGVSVVSDSGPSLTPSASSTERRSSSSGGRRSGSGMSVGGTATSGSNTSVSGSVVGGGRTGSQERGAWAGVDSGLHLTHGHGLHLPQGPLQPHLPHQDDSKRRSRGGGSHGSGRSGGHSSSHSSGHSRGHSEAGSGRTVGHGDAVSATATAANSGSNGSTLRRARPRHTQPTSSGGMCESGGGSGVGGGNSQLGTGTGVSSAGSSTTTSVPEVTTIVYNFHDDAVPFVTRVPTFPVTLKRFKQHLPKKGNYRFFFKKHCEEFGLINEEITEDSVNLPLFEGKIFAQIRKAD encoded by the exons ATGAGCAGCAGCACGGCCGAGCCTCCCCCAGGTACTCACCCTGGGGGGCAGGCCGGGGACTCCAGTGCCGGCCTCCAGTCCCCGGTTCCGCCCCTGAACCCCACTAATGCCAG cagagaggatgaaggaggtgCTGGAGGGGTTGAGAGGAGCTGGCCGGCTGATCCTCGGCCACCTGTGCCAGGTGGGGAGGATGTCCCTGGCCCAGATCCTCAGCCTCCTTATGGAGACTGGGGTAAGGAGTCCCCCCTTGCCATCCTGCCATATCCCTCCCATCATCTCTATGCTCATTTTCAAG GTGAAGGGGGTGGGGATGGCCCTGCAGCTGGCCCAGGCTCTGCTGAGGCTGGGTCACCTGTCtgtggagggggtgagggcagCTCCACACCTCCAGTGGTGCGGTGGTCCCAGTCGTTGCAGCACCTACTTGAAGACCCTCAGGGTGTCCAGCTCTTCCAGGACTATCTCAGGGAAGAGTGTGGTACCTGTGAGGCAGTCCTCTTCTGGTTTGCCTGCAATGGTTTGCGCCGCACTGACCACCAGGATCCTTGGCAGCTAGTGCCCATAATATGGAAAAAGTTCATCCGAAACTATGCTGTGAGGGTTACTGAGAAGACGTACAAGACCATCAACGACCGCATCAATGCTCGCAGCATTGACCGCAATATCTTTGATGATGCTCAAAGGGAG gtggaagaggagatagaacgAAGTACCTATCCCAGCTTCCTGAAGAGCGAGACCTACCTCACCTACCTCGGGATGGTGACCCAGCAGGGTGGGGGACCAGGGGCCGAATCCCCTCATAGTCCCTCCCCCAGTAGCCCTGGTGGAGTCAGCACAGGAGTAATGCTACCCACTCTGCATGAAGACTATGAGTATGAGGGTGGGGCAGGAGCCACCCAACTACGACTCACCCAGGAGGCCCTTGCTGCCACTGTCAAGCGTCGGGCTGCACCAGAGAGAAGAAAACCTGAGGCTTATGCTGG GGATGGCATGTCCATAGGCCACCCTGTCAATCCCAAGTATCTCAAGAAACAGTATCGTATCATGCGGGATAATGCCCGCCAGAATCTGGAGCGTTGCCTCAGTGGTGGGAATGGGCATGGTGGTGTAGGTAGCAGTGGAATAATGCATGGGGGCTTTCTCCCTCGCACCCATCGCATCTGTCATGAATCCATTCCTAACCTGAAACCTCAAGAGTTTGCTGCTCTTCTCATAGAAAAGCTAGAGAAGGTGCAGAGGGAACGGGAATCACAGGAGAAAGTGCAGCAGTCCTTCAAGAAGATACAAGAG GGTGACAATGTTTCGGATGAGTGTCGGAGGGAACATGCCTTTAACAGTCTCCCTCCATCACTGCTGTTAGACAAATTAGCCCAGAAGATCCCCATAGATGATGTTGATCCATGCCAGTCTATCTTGG ATGAACATGTGTCCCGTGTGTGGCAAGACAGCAATAATGACACCCCAGCACGGTCCCCTGGCTCACCACGCCCTCGCTCACCCAACACTGGGAGGAGAGGATGTCCAGCTCAACCTGTACGGCCCACACCTCCTTCACAGCATATTCCTAAG GGCCATTCAATACACCCCCATGGTCACCTGGCACATCAGCAGCAGGGCCACTTGCCACACCTCCCAATGGGACATCAGGTTCATCTACCCCCAGGTCACATGCTTCATGCGTATCAGGCCACCAAGAATTGGAGCCACGCACGACGCAGAGATCGT GACCTGTATTCCACATTTTCCTCTGACTCTGGCAATGTTGCTGACTATTATGAAGGAAGTGAGCGGCCTGGGCCTTCCCACCTCATTCCCAAGTCCCGCTCCATGCCAGACTACATGGAAAACTATGCGG ggactagtagtgatggtggcagcTCAGGTGGCAGGAGAGTGGTAGGGGGTCGGCGCAGCAGTTCCCGGCGGCCCCCTGCTGATCTCACTGATTCTGGAGTCTCTGTGGTGTCTGACTCTGGCCCTTCCCTTACACCCTCTGCTTCATCCACAGAAAG gcggagcagcagcagtggtggtcgGCGAAGTGGGAGTGGGATGAGTGTGGGTGGGACAGCAACCAGTGGTAGCAACACAAGtgtgagtggcagtgtggtgggtggtggacGCACAGGGTCCCAAGAGAGAGGAGCATGGGCAGGAGTGGACTCAGGGTTGCACCTGACACATGGTCATGGTCTTCATCTGCCTCAGGGTCCTCTCCAACCTCACTTGCCACATCAGGACGACTCTAAGAGACGGAGCAG GGGTGGAGGTAGTCATGGGTCAGGCAGATCAGGAGGTCACAGTTCGAGTCACAGTTCAGGTCATAGTCGAGGTCACTCTGAAGCCGGGAGTGGACGGACTGTGGGCCATGGAGATGCAGTTTCTGCAACAGCAACTGCTGCCAACTCTGGCTCAAATGGGTCCACCTTGAGACGGGCCAGACCTCGGCACACTCAGCCCACATCTTCAG GTGGAATgtgtgagagtggtggtggcagtggagtaGGGGGTGGCAACAGCCAGCTGGGTACTGGAACTGGTGTCAGCAGTGCTGgcagctccaccaccacaagtGTTCCTGAAGTCACCACTATTGTTTATAATTTTCATGATGATGCCGTGCCATTTGTCACGCGGGTCCCTACCTTCCCAGTCACCTTGAAACGCTTCAAGCAACACTTACCTAAAAAAGGCAATTACAG ATTCTTTTTCAAGAAGCATTGTGAGGAGTTTGGGCTGATCAATGAAGAGATCACAGAGGATTCTGTCAACCTTCCTCTCTTTGAGGGCAAAATATTTGCACAAATTAGGAAGGCAGATTGA
- the LOC135109056 gene encoding axin-1-like isoform X2, which yields MSSSTAEPPPGTHPGGQAGDSSAGLQSPVPPLNPTNAREDEGGAGGVERSWPADPRPPVPGGEDVPGPDPQPPYGDWGKESPLAILPYPSHHLYAHFQGEGGGDGPAAGPGSAEAGSPVCGGGEGSSTPPVVRWSQSLQHLLEDPQGVQLFQDYLREECGTCEAVLFWFACNGLRRTDHQDPWQLVPIIWKKFIRNYAVRVTEKTYKTINDRINARSIDRNIFDDAQREVEEEIERSTYPSFLKSETYLTYLGMVTQQGGGPGAESPHSPSPSSPGGVSTGVMLPTLHEDYEYEGGAGATQLRLTQEALAATVKRRAAPERRKPEAYAGQYLHGRSIYGGGGVNPYHAVYGTVHLSSRQDSELQSLSSDALTDDTLSCTDSSVDGMSIGHPVNPKYLKKQYRIMRDNARQNLERCLSGGNGHGGVGSSGIMHGGFLPRTHRICHESIPNLKPQEFAALLIEKLEKVQRERESQEKVQQSFKKIQEGDNVSDECRREHAFNSLPPSLLLDKLAQKIPIDDVDPCQSILDEHVSRVWQDSNNDTPARSPGSPRPRSPNTGRRGCPAQPVRPTPPSQHIPKGHSIHPHGHLAHQQQGHLPHLPMGHQVHLPPGHMLHAYQATKNWSHARRRDRDLYSTFSSDSGNVADYYEGSERPGPSHLIPKSRSMPDYMENYAGTSSDGGSSGGRRVVGGRRSSSRRPPADLTDSGVSVVSDSGPSLTPSASSTERRSSSSGGRRSGSGMSVGGTATSGSNTSVSGSVVGGGRTGSQERGAWAGVDSGLHLTHGHGLHLPQGPLQPHLPHQDDSKRRSRGGGSHGSGRSGGHSSSHSSGHSRGHSEAGSGRTVGHGDAVSATATAANSGSNGSTLRRARPRHTQPTSSGGMCESGGGSGVGGGNSQLGTGTGVSSAGSSTTTSVPEVTTIVYNFHDDAVPFVTRVPTFPVTLKRFKQHLPKKGNYRFFFKKHCEEFGLINEEITEDSVNLPLFEGKIFAQIRKAD from the exons ATGAGCAGCAGCACGGCCGAGCCTCCCCCAGGTACTCACCCTGGGGGGCAGGCCGGGGACTCCAGTGCCGGCCTCCAGTCCCCGGTTCCGCCCCTGAACCCCACTAATGCCAG agaggatgaaggaggtgCTGGAGGGGTTGAGAGGAGCTGGCCGGCTGATCCTCGGCCACCTGTGCCAGGTGGGGAGGATGTCCCTGGCCCAGATCCTCAGCCTCCTTATGGAGACTGGGGTAAGGAGTCCCCCCTTGCCATCCTGCCATATCCCTCCCATCATCTCTATGCTCATTTTCAAG GTGAAGGGGGTGGGGATGGCCCTGCAGCTGGCCCAGGCTCTGCTGAGGCTGGGTCACCTGTCtgtggagggggtgagggcagCTCCACACCTCCAGTGGTGCGGTGGTCCCAGTCGTTGCAGCACCTACTTGAAGACCCTCAGGGTGTCCAGCTCTTCCAGGACTATCTCAGGGAAGAGTGTGGTACCTGTGAGGCAGTCCTCTTCTGGTTTGCCTGCAATGGTTTGCGCCGCACTGACCACCAGGATCCTTGGCAGCTAGTGCCCATAATATGGAAAAAGTTCATCCGAAACTATGCTGTGAGGGTTACTGAGAAGACGTACAAGACCATCAACGACCGCATCAATGCTCGCAGCATTGACCGCAATATCTTTGATGATGCTCAAAGGGAG gtggaagaggagatagaacgAAGTACCTATCCCAGCTTCCTGAAGAGCGAGACCTACCTCACCTACCTCGGGATGGTGACCCAGCAGGGTGGGGGACCAGGGGCCGAATCCCCTCATAGTCCCTCCCCCAGTAGCCCTGGTGGAGTCAGCACAGGAGTAATGCTACCCACTCTGCATGAAGACTATGAGTATGAGGGTGGGGCAGGAGCCACCCAACTACGACTCACCCAGGAGGCCCTTGCTGCCACTGTCAAGCGTCGGGCTGCACCAGAGAGAAGAAAACCTGAGGCTTATGCTGG GCAATATTTGCATGGAAGAAGCATTTATGGTGGTGGGGGCGTGAACCCCTACCATGCAGTGTACGGCACGGTGCACCTCTCCAGCAGGCAGGACTCTGAGCTCCAGAGTCTTAGCTCTGATGCCCTCACCGATGACACCCTCTCCTGCACTGACTCTTCGGT GGATGGCATGTCCATAGGCCACCCTGTCAATCCCAAGTATCTCAAGAAACAGTATCGTATCATGCGGGATAATGCCCGCCAGAATCTGGAGCGTTGCCTCAGTGGTGGGAATGGGCATGGTGGTGTAGGTAGCAGTGGAATAATGCATGGGGGCTTTCTCCCTCGCACCCATCGCATCTGTCATGAATCCATTCCTAACCTGAAACCTCAAGAGTTTGCTGCTCTTCTCATAGAAAAGCTAGAGAAGGTGCAGAGGGAACGGGAATCACAGGAGAAAGTGCAGCAGTCCTTCAAGAAGATACAAGAG GGTGACAATGTTTCGGATGAGTGTCGGAGGGAACATGCCTTTAACAGTCTCCCTCCATCACTGCTGTTAGACAAATTAGCCCAGAAGATCCCCATAGATGATGTTGATCCATGCCAGTCTATCTTGG ATGAACATGTGTCCCGTGTGTGGCAAGACAGCAATAATGACACCCCAGCACGGTCCCCTGGCTCACCACGCCCTCGCTCACCCAACACTGGGAGGAGAGGATGTCCAGCTCAACCTGTACGGCCCACACCTCCTTCACAGCATATTCCTAAG GGCCATTCAATACACCCCCATGGTCACCTGGCACATCAGCAGCAGGGCCACTTGCCACACCTCCCAATGGGACATCAGGTTCATCTACCCCCAGGTCACATGCTTCATGCGTATCAGGCCACCAAGAATTGGAGCCACGCACGACGCAGAGATCGT GACCTGTATTCCACATTTTCCTCTGACTCTGGCAATGTTGCTGACTATTATGAAGGAAGTGAGCGGCCTGGGCCTTCCCACCTCATTCCCAAGTCCCGCTCCATGCCAGACTACATGGAAAACTATGCGG ggactagtagtgatggtggcagcTCAGGTGGCAGGAGAGTGGTAGGGGGTCGGCGCAGCAGTTCCCGGCGGCCCCCTGCTGATCTCACTGATTCTGGAGTCTCTGTGGTGTCTGACTCTGGCCCTTCCCTTACACCCTCTGCTTCATCCACAGAAAG gcggagcagcagcagtggtggtcgGCGAAGTGGGAGTGGGATGAGTGTGGGTGGGACAGCAACCAGTGGTAGCAACACAAGtgtgagtggcagtgtggtgggtggtggacGCACAGGGTCCCAAGAGAGAGGAGCATGGGCAGGAGTGGACTCAGGGTTGCACCTGACACATGGTCATGGTCTTCATCTGCCTCAGGGTCCTCTCCAACCTCACTTGCCACATCAGGACGACTCTAAGAGACGGAGCAG GGGTGGAGGTAGTCATGGGTCAGGCAGATCAGGAGGTCACAGTTCGAGTCACAGTTCAGGTCATAGTCGAGGTCACTCTGAAGCCGGGAGTGGACGGACTGTGGGCCATGGAGATGCAGTTTCTGCAACAGCAACTGCTGCCAACTCTGGCTCAAATGGGTCCACCTTGAGACGGGCCAGACCTCGGCACACTCAGCCCACATCTTCAG GTGGAATgtgtgagagtggtggtggcagtggagtaGGGGGTGGCAACAGCCAGCTGGGTACTGGAACTGGTGTCAGCAGTGCTGgcagctccaccaccacaagtGTTCCTGAAGTCACCACTATTGTTTATAATTTTCATGATGATGCCGTGCCATTTGTCACGCGGGTCCCTACCTTCCCAGTCACCTTGAAACGCTTCAAGCAACACTTACCTAAAAAAGGCAATTACAG ATTCTTTTTCAAGAAGCATTGTGAGGAGTTTGGGCTGATCAATGAAGAGATCACAGAGGATTCTGTCAACCTTCCTCTCTTTGAGGGCAAAATATTTGCACAAATTAGGAAGGCAGATTGA